The Syngnathus scovelli strain Florida chromosome 18, RoL_Ssco_1.2, whole genome shotgun sequence genome contains a region encoding:
- the prdm14 gene encoding PR domain zinc finger protein 14, translated as MNFKNKLNKLSVNVLKLCINLHFVRTQFHPSLMLLTLSSLPSAPKDRILQADMLKTSPARGFFPAPLHHHHHHPYMDLFPRTHGLLHPIKSPSALVLNPYLQQQQQRPMLAGPGLPFLGHLMQSHPRCSSKAEELAAVVTEHAAGPLSLSDLSFSSPAGGNGSERSPCASASPAKQILRSRAPTPEKRGRFNFSEDDLFAVLYGYSAGPERGRGGAGGGHAISGVNLPDKEDSPIIPLDKDALDLPEGLSIVQACWGNVSHCSVFTDAESSVPKGTRFGPFRGKLVNTSEMKTYDDNTLMWEVFENGRLSHFVDGRGGSANWMSLVKCARFAEEQNLAAVQVKGQIFYEACKEIKGEQELLVWYGDGYVQFLGIPLTLRGPEEDYDTLPPAEDASEGFKCDRCGKVFAYKYYRDKHLKYTRCVDQGDRKFPCHLCSRSFEKRDRLRIHILHVHEKHRPHKCTVCGKSFSQSSSLNKHMRVHSGERPYKCVYCNKAFTASSILRTHIRQHSGERPFKCKHCGKAFASHAAHDSHVRRTHARDKPFPCDLCGASFQEEPELKFHARSHKSRQILDSTILNPGTGSVEESMLDQAKSQTNVKINFQPYTGKTPLNPEYRPWN; from the exons atgaattttaaaaacaaactaaaTAAACTAAGTGTAAATGTGCTCAAATTGTGTATTAACCTGCATTTTGTTAGGACACAGTTCCATCCATCCCTCATGTTGCTCACCCTGTCCAGCCTCCCTTCAGCGCCCAAGGACAGGATCCTCCAGGCGGACATGCTCAAGACAAGTCCCGCCCGGGGTTTCTTCCCCGCCCCtctccaccatcaccaccaccatccgTATATGGACCTATTCCCTCGGACTCACGGCCTCCTTCACCCCATAAAGTCGCCCTCCGCGCTGGTGCTCAACCCTtacctccagcagcagcagcagcggcccaTGTTAGCAGGCCCGGGGCTGCCTTTCCTCGGACACCTCATGCAAAGTCACCCGCGGTGCTCGTCCAAGGCGGAGGAGCTGGCCGCGGTGGTGACCGAGCACGCTGCAGGTCCTCTCTCGCTTTCAGACTTGAGTTTTAGCAGTCCAGCCGGGGGTAACGGCAGCGAGAGGTCGCCCTGCGCTTCTGCCTCGCCAGCCAAGCAGATACTCCGCAGCAGGGCTCCGACCCCGGAGAAGAGAGGTCGCTTCAACTTCAGCGAGGACGACTTGTTCGCGGTGCTGTACGGGTACTCGGCGGGCCCGGAGCGAGGCCGTGGCGGTGCTGGCGGAGGCCACGCTATTTCAGGGGTGAACCTGCCGGACAAAGAAG ACAGTCCCATCATCCCACTGGACAAGGACGCTCTGGATCTTCCTGAGG GTCTGAGCATCGTGCAGGCATGCTGGGGCAACGTGTCTCACTGCAGCGTGTTCACTGACGCCGAAAGCAGCGTTCCCAAAGGCACACGCTTCGGACCCTTCCGGGGGAAACTGGTTAACACAAGCGAGATGAAGACCTACGACGACAACACTCTCATGTGGGAG GTATTTGAGAACGGCCGCCTAAGCCACTTTGTGGATGGCCGCGGCGGCTCAGCCAACTGGATGTCGCTGGTCAAATGCGCGCGCTTCGCTGAGGAGCAGAATCTGGCGGCAGtgcaggtcaaaggtcagatCTTCTACGAAGCCTGCAAGGAGATCAAAGGCGAGCAGGAGCTCTTGGTGTGGTACGGAGATGGCTATGTGCAGTTCTTGGGCATCCCGCTCACCCTCAGGGGTCCTGAAGAGGACTACGACACCCTACCTCCCGCTGAAG atGCCAGTGAGGGTTTCAAATGTGAccggtgcggcaaggtgttcgcCTACAAGTACTACCGAGACAAGCACTTGAAATACACGCGTTGCGTGGACCAGGGTGACCGCAAGTTCCCATGCCACCTATGCAGCCGTTCTTTCGAGAAGAGGGATCGCCTACGCATACACATCCTCCACGTGCATGAAAAACACCGGCCGCACAAG TGCACAGTGTGTGGAAAAAGTTTTTCTCAGTCGTCCAGCCTCAACAAACACATGCGAGTCCACTCGGGAGAACGTCCCTACAAGTGTGTCTACTGCAACAAG GCCTTCACTGCCTCCAGCATTTTGCGCACGCACATCCGCCAGCACTCTGGAGAGCGGCCCTTCAAGTGCAAGCACTGCGGCAAGGCCTTCGCCTCCCACGCGGCGCACGACAGTCACGTCCGGCGGACTCACGCCCGGGACAAGCCGTTCCCTTGCGACTTGTGCGGGGCTTCCTTCCAGGAGGAGCCTGAGCTCAAGTTCCACGCCAGAAGTCATAAAA gtaGACAAATCTTGGACAGCACGATTCTCAATCCAGGAACTGGCTCAGTGGAGGAATCTATGTTGGACCAGgcaaaaagtcaaacaaatgtcaaaataaattTCCAACCTTACACTGGAAAAACACCTTTAAATCCTGAATATCGTCCGTGGAACTAA